The following proteins are co-located in the Thermus thermophilus HB8 genome:
- a CDS encoding septum formation initiator family protein: MYNGRALDRPVYRFLRLLFLLGLVHGFYLLAQEGLRAWELARERAALKEEVARARAEVERLKEEVRAARDPAYLEALLRRMGWVRKDEEVRRWP; the protein is encoded by the coding sequence GTGTATAATGGCCGCGCCTTGGACCGCCCCGTCTACCGCTTCCTCCGCCTCCTTTTCCTCCTCGGCCTGGTGCACGGGTTCTACCTCCTCGCCCAGGAGGGGCTCAGGGCCTGGGAGCTGGCCCGGGAGCGGGCCGCGCTTAAGGAGGAGGTGGCGCGGGCCCGGGCCGAGGTGGAGCGGCTTAAGGAGGAGGTGCGGGCCGCCCGCGACCCCGCTTACCTCGAGGCCCTCCTCCGCCGGATGGGCTGGGTGCGGAAAGACGAGGAGGTCCGCCGCTGGCCATGA
- a CDS encoding Fur family transcriptional regulator, with protein MPRTKEKESYRARLKAVGLRHTLPRERILSFLDRKNVHPTPEELYQGLKKRGYDIGLSTVYLNLHVLREHGLIYEFKDPKGATRYDGYNEPHVHLVCTSCGKVEDLLLKNLPELDVNPAMQAAAERTGWALEGFRLEFRGKCPNCQR; from the coding sequence ATGCCGAGGACCAAGGAGAAGGAAAGCTACCGCGCGCGGCTAAAGGCGGTGGGCCTGCGCCACACCCTTCCCCGGGAGAGGATCCTGAGCTTCCTGGACCGCAAAAACGTGCACCCCACCCCGGAGGAGCTCTACCAGGGCCTGAAGAAGCGGGGCTACGACATCGGCCTCTCCACCGTTTACCTGAACCTGCACGTCCTCAGGGAGCACGGGCTCATCTACGAGTTCAAGGACCCCAAGGGAGCCACCCGGTACGACGGCTACAACGAGCCCCACGTGCACCTGGTGTGCACCTCCTGCGGCAAGGTGGAGGACCTGCTCCTTAAGAACCTTCCCGAGCTGGACGTGAACCCCGCCATGCAGGCGGCCGCCGAGCGCACGGGCTGGGCCCTCGAGGGCTTCCGCCTGGAGTTCCGGGGGAAGTGCCCGAACTGCCAGAGGTAG
- a CDS encoding leucyl aminopeptidase yields MVTLRAVSTGLAEGQAPLKVVWAKEGALLPQGEALDARFEGRLRQALKEAGLKAGESLLLYTEEGPVLLFGRGEDDRESGGRLAQALQRLAFPEALVEPLEDAYALAEGLLLGAYRFDRLKTKREEKALTLLLPGVSEALLERARRVAEGVYLARDLVNEPPNLLTPEALAERALELRALGVEVEVLDEKAIAELGMGAFLAVAQGSENPPRFIRLRYAPEGAKARLDLVGKGLTFDSGGYSLKPTESMATMKSDMAGAAAVLGAFKAAALLGLPVELRGYIAACENLVSGRAYRVGDVLKTLSGKTVEVMNTDAEGRLTLADALAYAEREGAERILELSTLTGAAVVALGEEVAALFATEPSWGERVREAAEKAGEKVWPMPLEKAYREKLKSPVADLKNVGDRYGGAIAAALFLAEFVQVPLVHLDIAGPAFARKAHALGPEGGTGFGVRTILKVAEAL; encoded by the coding sequence GTGGTCACCCTGCGCGCCGTTTCCACGGGCCTGGCCGAGGGCCAGGCCCCCCTCAAGGTGGTCTGGGCCAAGGAAGGCGCCCTCCTCCCCCAGGGGGAGGCCCTGGACGCCCGCTTCGAGGGGCGGCTCCGCCAGGCCCTGAAGGAGGCGGGGCTTAAGGCGGGGGAGAGCCTTCTCCTCTACACGGAGGAGGGCCCCGTCCTCCTCTTCGGGCGGGGCGAGGACGACCGGGAAAGCGGGGGAAGGCTCGCCCAGGCCCTCCAGAGGCTCGCCTTTCCCGAGGCCCTGGTGGAGCCTTTGGAGGACGCCTACGCCCTGGCCGAGGGCCTTCTCCTCGGGGCCTACCGCTTTGACCGGCTCAAGACGAAAAGGGAGGAAAAGGCCCTCACCCTCCTCCTTCCGGGCGTTTCCGAGGCCCTTTTGGAGCGGGCGAGGAGGGTGGCGGAAGGGGTCTACCTGGCCCGGGACCTGGTGAACGAGCCCCCGAACCTCCTCACCCCCGAGGCCCTGGCGGAGCGGGCCTTGGAGCTTAGGGCCCTAGGGGTGGAGGTGGAGGTCCTGGACGAGAAGGCCATCGCCGAGCTCGGCATGGGGGCCTTCCTCGCCGTGGCCCAGGGCTCGGAGAACCCGCCCCGGTTCATCCGCCTCCGCTACGCCCCAGAAGGGGCTAAGGCCCGGCTGGACCTGGTGGGGAAGGGCCTCACCTTTGACTCCGGCGGCTACTCCCTAAAGCCCACGGAGAGCATGGCCACCATGAAGAGCGACATGGCGGGGGCGGCGGCCGTGCTCGGGGCCTTCAAGGCCGCGGCCCTTTTGGGCCTTCCCGTGGAGCTGAGGGGCTACATCGCCGCCTGCGAGAACCTGGTCTCCGGGCGGGCCTACCGGGTGGGGGACGTGCTCAAGACCCTCTCCGGCAAGACCGTGGAGGTGATGAACACCGACGCCGAAGGCCGCCTCACCCTGGCCGACGCCCTGGCCTACGCCGAAAGGGAGGGGGCGGAGCGGATCCTGGAGCTTTCCACCCTCACGGGGGCCGCGGTGGTGGCCCTGGGGGAGGAGGTGGCGGCCCTCTTCGCCACCGAGCCCTCCTGGGGGGAGAGGGTGCGGGAGGCGGCGGAAAAGGCCGGGGAGAAGGTCTGGCCCATGCCCTTGGAGAAGGCCTACCGGGAGAAGCTGAAAAGCCCGGTGGCCGACCTCAAGAACGTGGGGGACCGCTACGGCGGGGCCATCGCCGCCGCCCTCTTCTTGGCGGAGTTCGTGCAGGTGCCCCTCGTCCACCTGGACATCGCCGGGCCCGCCTTCGCCAGGAAGGCCCACGCCCTGGGCCCCGAGGGGGGAACGGGCTTCGGCGTGCGCACCATCCTGAAGGTGGCGGAGGCCCTGTAG
- a CDS encoding DUF1385 domain-containing protein — MRWLLLAKQPALGGAAALEGVMMKAPWAWALAVRLPDGRIHVERHEERALTERYPWTRLPLLRGVVALFDALSVSYRALARSAELAGGEEVPRGALWGTVAVSLLVGIALFIVFPGFLAGLFVDAARHPALYNLLAGLLKVGILVGYLLFIRRMPEIRRFFMYHGAEHKAIHAYEKGLPLTVENVLAQPRFHPRCGTTFIAFVIVVSVLVYSLIPAPEVLWWRLLARVLFLPLVAALAYELLYFSARHQDPFSRLLRELGFRFQALTVAEPTPEMVEVAIRSTEAALGERVVA; from the coding sequence ATGCGGTGGCTTCTTCTAGCGAAGCAACCGGCCCTCGGGGGGGCGGCGGCCCTCGAGGGGGTGATGATGAAGGCCCCCTGGGCCTGGGCCCTGGCGGTGCGCCTGCCGGACGGAAGGATCCACGTGGAACGCCACGAGGAAAGGGCCCTCACCGAGCGCTACCCCTGGACGAGGCTTCCCCTCCTCCGGGGGGTGGTGGCCCTCTTTGACGCCCTTTCCGTGAGCTACCGAGCCCTGGCGCGGAGCGCCGAGCTCGCCGGGGGCGAGGAGGTTCCCCGGGGGGCGCTTTGGGGGACGGTGGCGGTGAGTCTCCTCGTCGGGATCGCCCTTTTCATCGTCTTCCCCGGCTTTCTCGCCGGGCTTTTCGTGGACGCCGCCCGCCACCCCGCGCTCTACAACCTCCTCGCGGGCCTCCTCAAGGTGGGGATCTTGGTGGGCTACCTCCTCTTCATCCGGCGCATGCCGGAGATCCGCCGCTTCTTCATGTACCACGGGGCGGAGCACAAGGCCATCCACGCCTACGAGAAGGGGCTTCCCCTCACCGTGGAGAACGTCCTGGCCCAGCCCCGCTTCCACCCCCGGTGCGGCACCACCTTCATCGCCTTCGTCATCGTGGTCTCGGTCCTGGTCTACAGCCTCATCCCCGCCCCCGAGGTCCTCTGGTGGCGGCTCCTCGCCCGGGTGCTCTTCCTGCCCCTGGTGGCGGCCTTGGCCTATGAGCTCCTCTACTTCTCCGCCCGGCACCAGGACCCCTTCTCCCGCCTCCTCCGGGAGCTCGGCTTCCGCTTCCAGGCCCTCACCGTGGCCGAGCCCACCCCGGAGATGGTGGAGGTGGCCATCAGGAGCACCGAGGCGGCCCTAGGGGAGAGGGTGGTGGCATGA
- the mnmA gene encoding tRNA 2-thiouridine(34) synthase MnmA, translated as MKRVLVAMSGGVDSSVAALLLKEAGYEVVGAMMRFWPDLPPPSLEAGKPRAWESCCTPDAAYEARRVADRLGIPFYLLDYREVFEEEIISPFLQDYAQGRTPNPCARCNTFVKFGALLKQARRLGLDYVATGHYVRKEGLALLRGLDPHKDQTYFLWGTPKEALPHLLFPVGGLTKPEVRALAEKAGLPTARRPESQNLCFVAGDLKGFLKERLKPRPGPLVDALTGEVVGEHEGASLYTLGQRKGLGLYKTHLERYVVGVDPERNVVYVGPKEACYFEGLEGEGLNLLAELPEEVEVQVRYRTPPVRAKVESLSPLRLRFAHPVFAVTPGQSAVFYRGERLLGGAVIRRGLYNLAGLEDPRALTFS; from the coding sequence ATGAAGCGGGTTCTCGTGGCCATGTCCGGGGGGGTGGACTCCTCCGTGGCCGCCCTCCTCCTCAAGGAGGCGGGCTACGAGGTGGTGGGGGCCATGATGCGCTTCTGGCCCGACCTTCCGCCCCCGAGCCTGGAGGCGGGGAAGCCCCGGGCCTGGGAGAGCTGCTGCACCCCGGACGCCGCCTACGAGGCGAGGCGGGTGGCGGACCGCCTGGGCATCCCCTTCTACCTCCTGGACTACCGGGAGGTCTTTGAGGAGGAGATCATCTCCCCCTTCCTCCAGGACTACGCCCAGGGGCGCACCCCGAACCCCTGCGCCCGGTGCAACACCTTCGTCAAGTTCGGGGCCCTCCTCAAGCAGGCGAGAAGGCTCGGCCTGGACTACGTGGCCACGGGCCACTACGTGCGGAAGGAGGGCCTTGCCCTCCTTAGGGGCCTTGACCCCCACAAGGACCAGACCTACTTCCTCTGGGGCACCCCCAAGGAGGCCCTTCCCCACCTCCTCTTCCCCGTGGGGGGGCTCACCAAGCCCGAGGTGCGGGCCCTCGCCGAGAAGGCGGGCCTCCCCACGGCGAGGAGGCCCGAAAGCCAGAACCTCTGCTTCGTGGCCGGCGACCTCAAAGGCTTCCTCAAGGAGCGCCTGAAGCCCAGGCCTGGCCCTCTCGTGGACGCCCTCACGGGGGAGGTGGTGGGGGAGCACGAGGGGGCAAGCCTCTACACCCTGGGCCAGAGGAAGGGCCTCGGGCTTTACAAGACCCACCTGGAGCGGTACGTGGTGGGGGTGGACCCCGAGAGGAACGTGGTCTACGTGGGCCCCAAGGAGGCCTGCTACTTTGAGGGCCTGGAAGGGGAAGGCCTCAACCTCCTCGCCGAGCTTCCCGAGGAGGTGGAGGTCCAGGTGCGCTACCGCACGCCCCCCGTGCGGGCCAAGGTGGAGTCCCTAAGCCCCTTGCGCCTCCGCTTTGCCCACCCCGTCTTCGCCGTGACCCCAGGGCAGAGCGCCGTCTTCTACCGGGGGGAGAGGCTCCTTGGGGGGGCGGTGATCCGAAGGGGGCTTTACAACCTGGCGGGCCTCGAGGATCCCCGGGCCTTGACCTTCTCCTGA